A stretch of the Alnus glutinosa chromosome 6, dhAlnGlut1.1, whole genome shotgun sequence genome encodes the following:
- the LOC133871401 gene encoding probable isoaspartyl peptidase/L-asparaginase 3 isoform X1, protein MFPTQHIGGKLLFYKTKNSKYISQGEIASALPPNPEDFLSMATKSLILPCVLLLTLLHLVLGHGAVNSGQYPLVVSTWPFLEAVRAAWSAVDSGFSAVDSVVEGCSACEELRCDGTVGPGGSPDENGETTIDALIMDGVTMEVGAVAAMRYVKDGIRAARLVMQHTKHTLLVGEQASVFAISMGLPGPTNLSSSESMAKWSKWKENHCQPNFWKNVLPDNSCSPYHPRDSLDLTEGTCSKAKLMETIESRSSLVGPHNHDTISMAVIDKMGHIAVGTSTNGATFKIPGRVGDGPITGSSAYADDEIGACGATGDGDIMMRFLPCYQVVESMRLGMEPKLAAKDAISRIARKFPDFVGAVFAINKNGVHAGACHGWTFQYSVRSPEMDDVEVFTVLP, encoded by the exons ATGTTTCCAACCCAGCATATAGGAGGAAAACTTTTGTTCTATAAAACCAAAAACAGTAAATATATCTCTCAAGGTGAAATAGCATCTGCACTTCCTCCGAATCCCGAAGATTTCCTCTCCATGGCTACCAAAAGCCTGATCTTGCCTTGTGTCTTGCTTCTTACGTTGCTCCATCTG GTATTAGGACATGGAGCTGTGAATTCAGGTCAGTACCCTCTGGTTGTGAGCACATGGCCCTTCTTAGAGGCTGTTAGAGCCGCTTGGAGTGCCGTTGATAGTGGGTTTTCAGCCGTGGACTCGGTTGTGGAGGGTTGTTCGGCTTGTGAGGAACTGAGGTGTGATGGAACAG TTGGGCCTGGTGGAAGTCCAGATGAGAATGGAGAAACTACAATTGATGCTCTCATCATGGATGGG GTGACAATGGAGGTTGGAGCTGTTGCTGCTATGAGGTATGTGAAGGACGGTATCAGAGCTGCTAGATTAGTGATGCAGCATACTAAACACACTTTGCTTGTCGGAGAGCAGGCCTCAGTGTTTGCCATTTCAATGGGTCTTCCAGGACCCACGAACCTTAGTTCGTCTGAGTCTATGGCAAAGTGGAGTAAATGGAAGGAAAATCACTGCCAaccaaatttttggaaaaatgttCTACCTGACAATAGTTGTAGCCCATATCATCCAAGGGATTCTCTTGACCTTACTGAAGGGACGTGTTCCAAAGCCAAGCTGATGGAGACTATTGAATCGAGATCATCTCTTGTTGGTCCTCACAACCATGACACTATATCAATGGCTGTGATTGATAAA ATGGGGCACATTGCCGTTGGTACATCAACTAATGGAGCAACATTTAAAATCCCTGGAAG GGTAGGTGATGGACCCATTACAGGATCTTCAGCATATGCCGACGATGAAATTGGTGCATGTGGTGCAACTGGAGATGGTGACATTATGATGCGCTTCCTTCCATG TTATCAAGTTGTGGAGAGTATGAGATTAGGAATGGAACCTAAGCTTGCTGCTAAGGATGCAATATCACGAATAGCGAGAAAATTTCCTGATTTCGTGGGCGCTGTTTTTGCCATTAATAAGAATGGGGTGCATGCTGGTGCTTGCCATGGATGGACGTTTCAATACTCAGTGAGAAGCCCGGAAATGGATGATGTGGAGGTTTTCACTGTGCTACCCTAG
- the LOC133871401 gene encoding probable isoaspartyl peptidase/L-asparaginase 3 isoform X3, whose translation MEVGAVAAMRYVKDGIRAARLVMQHTKHTLLVGEQASVFAISMGLPGPTNLSSSESMAKWSKWKENHCQPNFWKNVLPDNSCSPYHPRDSLDLTEGTCSKAKLMETIESRSSLVGPHNHDTISMAVIDKMGHIAVGTSTNGATFKIPGRVGDGPITGSSAYADDEIGACGATGDGDIMMRFLPCYQVVESMRLGMEPKLAAKDAISRIARKFPDFVGAVFAINKNGVHAGACHGWTFQYSVRSPEMDDVEVFTVLP comes from the exons ATGGAGGTTGGAGCTGTTGCTGCTATGAGGTATGTGAAGGACGGTATCAGAGCTGCTAGATTAGTGATGCAGCATACTAAACACACTTTGCTTGTCGGAGAGCAGGCCTCAGTGTTTGCCATTTCAATGGGTCTTCCAGGACCCACGAACCTTAGTTCGTCTGAGTCTATGGCAAAGTGGAGTAAATGGAAGGAAAATCACTGCCAaccaaatttttggaaaaatgttCTACCTGACAATAGTTGTAGCCCATATCATCCAAGGGATTCTCTTGACCTTACTGAAGGGACGTGTTCCAAAGCCAAGCTGATGGAGACTATTGAATCGAGATCATCTCTTGTTGGTCCTCACAACCATGACACTATATCAATGGCTGTGATTGATAAA ATGGGGCACATTGCCGTTGGTACATCAACTAATGGAGCAACATTTAAAATCCCTGGAAG GGTAGGTGATGGACCCATTACAGGATCTTCAGCATATGCCGACGATGAAATTGGTGCATGTGGTGCAACTGGAGATGGTGACATTATGATGCGCTTCCTTCCATG TTATCAAGTTGTGGAGAGTATGAGATTAGGAATGGAACCTAAGCTTGCTGCTAAGGATGCAATATCACGAATAGCGAGAAAATTTCCTGATTTCGTGGGCGCTGTTTTTGCCATTAATAAGAATGGGGTGCATGCTGGTGCTTGCCATGGATGGACGTTTCAATACTCAGTGAGAAGCCCGGAAATGGATGATGTGGAGGTTTTCACTGTGCTACCCTAG
- the LOC133870727 gene encoding xyloglucan endotransglucosylase/hydrolase protein 22-like codes for MTSTTCSSAPFVFLALTLLSSFVALAAANFYQDFDITWGDGRGKMLKNGDLLSLSLDKTSGSGFQSNNEFLFGKIDMQLKLVPGNSAGTVTAYYLSSKGSAWDEIDFEFLGNLSGDPYILHTNVFSQGKGNREQQFYLWFDPTADFHTYSILWNPQRIIFYADGTPIREFKNSESIGVAFPKKQPMRIYSSLWNADDWATRGGLVKTDWSQAPFTASYRNFKADACIWSSGASSCTSSSSTTSNSWLSQELDTSNQNRLKWVQKNYMIYNYCTDTKRFPQGLPPECKTS; via the exons ATGACTTCTACCACTTGTTCAAGTGCTCCATTTGTGTTTCTTGCTCTTACCCTTCTTAGCTCTTTCGTGGCTCTCGCAGCGGCTAACTTTTACCAAGACTTTGACATCACATGGGGAGATGGCCGAGGGAAAATGCTTAAAAACGGGGACCTTCTTAGCCTCTCACTCGACAAAACCTCCGGCTCTGGCTTCCAATCCAACAACGAGTTTCTCTTCGGAAAGATTGATATGCAGCTTAAGCTTGTCCCTGGAAACTCTGCCGGCACCGTTACTGCCTACTAT TTATCCTCAAAAGGATCAGCATGGGACGAGATAGACTTCGAATTCTTGGGAAATCTGAGTGGTGATCCTTACATTCTTCATACCAATGTCTTCAGCCAAGGCAAGGGCAACAGAGAGCAACAATTCTATCTTTGGTTTGATCCAACTGCTGATTTTCACACATATTCCATCCTTTGGAATCCCCAGCGCATTAT ATTCTATGCGGATGGCACTCCTATTAGAGAGTTCAAAAACTCAGAATCGATTGGCGTTGCATTTCCAAAGAAACAGCCAATGAGGATATACTCGAGTCTCTGGAATGCTGATGACTGGGCGACAAGAGGTGGACTTGTGAAGACAGACTGGAGCCAAGCCCCATTTACTGCTTCCTACAGAAACTTCAAAGCTGATGCTTGCATTTGGTcttctggagcatcttcttgcacttcatcttcttctacCACCAGTAATTCCTGGCTTTCACAAGAGCTGGACACTTCAAATCAAAACAGGCTGAAATGGGTGCAAAAGAACTACATGATTTATAATTACTGCACTGACACAAAGAGGTTTCCCCAGGGCCTCCCTCCAGAATGCAAGACCTCCTAG
- the LOC133870715 gene encoding xyloglucan endotransglucosylase/hydrolase protein 22-like → MTSSTCSSPPFCMFLALTLLSSFVALAAANFYQDFDITWGDGRGKMLNNGDLLTLSLDKASGSGFQSNNEFLFGKIDMQLKLVPGNSAGTVTAYYLSSKGSAWDEIDFEFLGNLSGDPYILHTNVFSQGKGDREQQFYLWFDPTADFHTYSILWNPQRIIFYADGTPIREFKNSESIGVAFPKNQPMRIYSSLWNADDWATRGGLVKTDWSQAPFTASYRNFKADACIWSSGASSCTSSSSTTSNSWLSQELDTSNQDRLKWVQKNYMIYNYCTDTKRFPQGLPPECKTS, encoded by the exons ATGACTTCTTCTACTTGTTCAAGTCCTCCATTCTGTATGTTTCTGGCTCTTACCCTTCTTAGCTCTTTCGTGGCTCTCGCAGCTGCTAACTTCTACCAAGACTTTGACATCACGTGGGGAGATGGCCGAGGAAAGATGCTTAACAACGGCGACCTCCTTACCCTCTCACTCGACAAAGCCTCTGGCTCTGGATTCCAGTCCAACAATGAGTTTCTCTTTGGAAAGATTGATATGCAGCTAAAGCTTGTCCCTGGAAATTCTGCTGGCACTGTTACTGCCTATTAT TTATCCTCGAAAGGATCAGCATGGGACGAGATAGACTTCGAGTTCTTAGGGAATCTCAGTGGCGATCCTTACATCCTTCACACTAATGTCTTCAGCCAAGGCAAGGGCGACAGAGAGCAACAGTTCTATCTCTGGTTCGATCCAACTGCTGATTTTCACACTTATTCCATCCTTTGGAATCCCCAGCGCATTAT ATTCTATGCGGATGGCACTCCTATTAGAGAGTTCAAGAACTCAGAATCGATTGGCGTTGCATTTCCAAAGAACCAGCCAATGAGGATATACTCGAGTCTTTGGAATGCTGATGACTGGGCGACAAGAGGTGGACTTGTGAAGACAGACTGGAGCCAAGCTCCATTTACCGCTTCCTACAGAAACTTCAAAGCTGATGCTTGCATTTGGTCTTCAGGAGCATCTTCTTGcacttcatcttcttctacCACTAGTAATTCCTGGCTTTCACAAGAGCTGGACACTTCAAATCAAGACAGGCTGAAATGGGTGCAGAAAAACTACATGATTTATAATTACTGCACAGACACAAAGAGGTTTCCCCAGGGCCTCCCTCCAGAATGCAAGACCTCATAG
- the LOC133871401 gene encoding probable isoaspartyl peptidase/L-asparaginase 3 isoform X2, with protein MFPTQHIGGKLLFYKTKNSKYISQGEIASALPPNPEDFLSMATKSLILPCVLLLTLLHLVLGHGAVNSGQYPLVVSTWPFLEAVRAAWSAVDSGFSAVDSVVEGCSACEELRCDGTVGPGGSPDENGETTIDALIMDGVTMEVGAVAAMRYVKDGIRAARLVMQHTKHTLLVGEQASVFAISMGLPGPTNLSSSESMAKWSKWKENHCQPNFWKNVLPDNSCSPYHPRDSLDLTEGTCSKAKLMETIESRSSLVGPHNHDTISMAVIDKMGHIAVGTSTNGATFKIPGRVGDGPITGSSAYADDEIGACGATGDGDIMMRFLPWGHFGL; from the exons ATGTTTCCAACCCAGCATATAGGAGGAAAACTTTTGTTCTATAAAACCAAAAACAGTAAATATATCTCTCAAGGTGAAATAGCATCTGCACTTCCTCCGAATCCCGAAGATTTCCTCTCCATGGCTACCAAAAGCCTGATCTTGCCTTGTGTCTTGCTTCTTACGTTGCTCCATCTG GTATTAGGACATGGAGCTGTGAATTCAGGTCAGTACCCTCTGGTTGTGAGCACATGGCCCTTCTTAGAGGCTGTTAGAGCCGCTTGGAGTGCCGTTGATAGTGGGTTTTCAGCCGTGGACTCGGTTGTGGAGGGTTGTTCGGCTTGTGAGGAACTGAGGTGTGATGGAACAG TTGGGCCTGGTGGAAGTCCAGATGAGAATGGAGAAACTACAATTGATGCTCTCATCATGGATGGG GTGACAATGGAGGTTGGAGCTGTTGCTGCTATGAGGTATGTGAAGGACGGTATCAGAGCTGCTAGATTAGTGATGCAGCATACTAAACACACTTTGCTTGTCGGAGAGCAGGCCTCAGTGTTTGCCATTTCAATGGGTCTTCCAGGACCCACGAACCTTAGTTCGTCTGAGTCTATGGCAAAGTGGAGTAAATGGAAGGAAAATCACTGCCAaccaaatttttggaaaaatgttCTACCTGACAATAGTTGTAGCCCATATCATCCAAGGGATTCTCTTGACCTTACTGAAGGGACGTGTTCCAAAGCCAAGCTGATGGAGACTATTGAATCGAGATCATCTCTTGTTGGTCCTCACAACCATGACACTATATCAATGGCTGTGATTGATAAA ATGGGGCACATTGCCGTTGGTACATCAACTAATGGAGCAACATTTAAAATCCCTGGAAG GGTAGGTGATGGACCCATTACAGGATCTTCAGCATATGCCGACGATGAAATTGGTGCATGTGGTGCAACTGGAGATGGTGACATTATGATGCGCTTCCTTCCATG ggggcattttggtctttaa